The segment ATCGCCCCTGCAATAATGATGCGCGATTATAAAAGATATCGGTGTGAAAATGAAGACAGCGATTTATCGGCGAAAAATGGCTTTTCACATCTCGGCTGAACTCAAATTGTCTACTATTTTCAGGTGTTTTTCTATGAAACGGAGGTACTGCTTGGCGGTTGAGTGAAATCCACGAGGATTTTTTGGGAACGATGCGTCAAGCGTTTTCTTTATGCAAATTCCGATGGATGACGCTTAATTGGCGCACTTGCTCTTCCGCACGATAGGATGAGCGCACAAGCGGGCCGCTTTCCACCCACTTAAAACCGATTTCATAGCCGTAGGTTTTAAACGCTTCAAACTCGTCCGGGGTGTAGTAGCGTTCGATGGGCAAATGTTTCTTCGATGGCTGCAGGTACTGGCCGATGGTAAGAATGTCCACGTTCCATTGGTGCAGATCTCGCATCACCGCCTTGATCTCATCCGTCGTTTCGCCCAGACCAACCATCAGGCCCGATTTCGTCAGTACTTCTGGATCCAATTTCTTCGCGTTGCGTAAAGTCGCTTCGGCCCACTCGTAATGATCTTGAGGTTGGACTTGCCTGAAAAGGCGCGGGACCGTCTCTACATTGTGATTGAGAATCTCCGGACGGGCATCCATGACGATGCGCAGCGCCTCGATCTCGCCTTTAAAGTCCGGAATCAGCACTTCGATCGAGCATCCGGGTTGCAATTCTCGGATTCGTTGAATGACCATTGCAAAGATCGGAGCGCCGCCATCCGGTCGTTCATCACGATTGACGCTGGTGATGACGACGTGCCGTAGATCCATGCTCTGCACGGCGCGTGCCACGCGTTCCGGTTCGAGCCAATCGAGCGGTGCAGGCCGCCCTGTTTTGATGTCGCAGAAACCGCAGGAGCGGGTACACGTGTCACCCATCATCAAGAAGGTGGCCGTTCCAGAACCCCAACATTCCCCAATGTTGGGGCACATGGCTTCTTCACAAACCGTGTGCAAAGATTTGCTGCGCATCATCACACGCAGCTGTTCGTAGGTTTCCCCGGATGGGGCGCGAACCTTGATCCAATCCGGCCGGCGCTTCGGGCGCTCATCGTTGGAAATTTCAGAGTTCCCTGACGTGTTTCGATCCGACATATGGGCATACCTCGAAGCGAATTCTACCGCAATTTACCCCGCACTACCGTGAGGCACCTTGTTCGTAAAATGATTAATAGGGCGAAGTCGTGTGGAGAATGCCGGTAGTATCGCGTTGTGTAGAATTTCATGGATTGATGAGAGAACAAACGCGCTCGATAATGTTGGAAGGTAAGATAAATCCTGTAAATATCTGCGGTGTGCGTTTTTTAGAGCAGAAGTGCCTCAAGCAGTTGCGCCGTCAACTGCTTGACCTCCACACCGCCGGGGCCCAGCGGTCCGACGCAAGCCGGGCATCCGTCCCGGCAGCGACACGATCGTACGAGATCGAGCGCTGCTTCGAGTAACTCATGATGCATCGAATACAATCTCTCCGAAAGACCCAGGCCCTCCGGGATGCGATCGTAAATCGTGATCGTGGGGCTTTTCGTGTGCTTGGATCGGCTCTCGCCGAGCGTTCCCAGATCGCGCGGATCGCACATGAGGTAGAGTGGGGCAATGTTGCCCAGCGTGTAACGCAGGCCACCGAGGGCGCTGCGCGCACCGCGGGCTGACTCCGCTCGATGGTGACAAGCCGGGCAGAGGGTGATCAGGTTGTCGATGTGGTTCGCCTGACGATCGGCGCGGTTTTCTCCCGGGACGTATCCAAATTCCCGGAACGGGCGAATGTGATGAACGTCGTGGGATTTTCCCTCGCGTTCCGGTGCGCCACACTGCCGGCAGAGGTGTTGGTCGCGGGAAATGGCGGCTTTGCGTGCCTGCGGCCAACTGGGCCCGTAATCCACCGGCGCCAATAGCACGCCGTCGGCCTCGAGACGTTCGACCGTTTCCGGCGCGATCCATAACCAGTATGCGCTGGTCTCAAATTGGCGCGGGGGCAAGTCGATCTCACCGTAGCCCAGGGTCTCGTGGGTATAGCGCTTGAC is part of the Anaerolineales bacterium genome and harbors:
- the lipA gene encoding lipoyl synthase, whose product is MSDRNTSGNSEISNDERPKRRPDWIKVRAPSGETYEQLRVMMRSKSLHTVCEEAMCPNIGECWGSGTATFLMMGDTCTRSCGFCDIKTGRPAPLDWLEPERVARAVQSMDLRHVVITSVNRDERPDGGAPIFAMVIQRIRELQPGCSIEVLIPDFKGEIEALRIVMDARPEILNHNVETVPRLFRQVQPQDHYEWAEATLRNAKKLDPEVLTKSGLMVGLGETTDEIKAVMRDLHQWNVDILTIGQYLQPSKKHLPIERYYTPDEFEAFKTYGYEIGFKWVESGPLVRSSYRAEEQVRQLSVIHRNLHKENA